One region of Budorcas taxicolor isolate Tak-1 chromosome 3, Takin1.1, whole genome shotgun sequence genomic DNA includes:
- the PAQR6 gene encoding membrane progestin receptor delta isoform X1, which produces MLSLKLPQLLRVHQVPRVFWEDGIMSGYRRPTSSALDCVLSSFQMTNETVNIWTHFLPTWYFLWRLLALAGGLGFRSEPYHWPLLVFLLPACLYPFASCCAHTFSSMSPRVRHICYFLDYGALSLYSLGCAFPYAAYSMPASWLHSHLHQLFVPAAALNSFLCTGLSCYSRFPELESPGLSKILRSAAFVYPFLFDNLPLFYRLGLCWGRGHSCGQEALSTSHSYHLFCALLTGFLFASHLPERLAPGRFDYFGHSHQLFHICAVLGTHFQLEAVLTDMGSRRAWLATQEPPLGLAGTVATLGLAVAGNLLIIAGFTASLFRAPSTCPLLQGSSLEWGTKAKLQ; this is translated from the exons ATGCTCAGTCTCAAGCTGCCCCAACTCCTTCGAGTCCACCAGGTCCCCAGG GTGTTCTGGGAAGATGGTATCATGTCTGGCTACCGCCGCCCCACCAGCTCGGCCTTGGACTGTGTCCTCAGCTCTTTCCAGATGACCAACGAGACCGTCAACATCTGGACTCACTTCCTGCCCACCTG GTACTTCCTGTGGCGCCTCCTGGCGCTGGCGGGAGGCCTGGGCTTCCGGTCGGAGCCCTACCACTGGCCGCTGCTCGTCTTCCTGCTGCCCGCCTGCCTCTACCCGTTTGCATCGTGCTGCGCGCACACCTTCAGCTCCATGTCGCCCCGCGTGCGTCACATCTGCTACTTCCTGGACTACGGTGCGCTCAGCCTCTACAGCCTGG gctgCGCCTTCCCCTATGCCGCCTACTCCATGCCGGCCTCCTGGCTGCACAGCCACCTGCACCAGCTCTTTGTGCCCGCCGCCGCACTCAATTCTTTCCTGTGTACCGGCCTCTCCTGCTACTCCCG GTTCCCAGAGCTAGAAAGCCCTGGGCTCAGTAAGATCCTCCGCTCGGCCGCCTTCGTCTATCCCTTTCTGTTCGACAACCTCCCACTTTTCTATCGG CTGGGACTGTGCTGGGGCAGGGGCCACAGCTGTGGGCAGGAGGCGCTGAGCACCAGCCACAGCTACCACCTCTTCTGTGCGCTGCTCACTGGCTTCCTCTTCGCCTCTCACTTGCCTGAGCGGCTGGCACCAGGACGCTTTGATTACTTCG GCCACAGCCACCAGCTATTCCACATCTGTGCAGTGCTGGGCACGCACTTCCAGCTGGAGGCGGTGCTGACTGATATGGGATCTCGCCGAGCCTGGCTGGCCACGCAGGAACCGCCCCTAGGCCTGGCAGGCACGGTGGCCACTCTGGGCTTGGCAGTGGCCGGGAACTTGCTCATCATTGCCGGTTTCACGGCTTCCCTATTTCGGGCCCCCAGTACATGCCCCCTGCTGCAAGGTAGCTCACTGGAGTGGGGTACAAAGGCCAAACTGCAATGA
- the PAQR6 gene encoding membrane progestin receptor delta isoform X2: MLSLKLPQLLRVHQVPRVFWEDGIMSGYRRPTSSALDCVLSSFQMTNETVNIWTHFLPTWYFLWRLLALAGGLGFRSEPYHWPLLVFLLPACLYPFASCCAHTFSSMSPRVRHICYFLDYGCAFPYAAYSMPASWLHSHLHQLFVPAAALNSFLCTGLSCYSRFPELESPGLSKILRSAAFVYPFLFDNLPLFYRLGLCWGRGHSCGQEALSTSHSYHLFCALLTGFLFASHLPERLAPGRFDYFGHSHQLFHICAVLGTHFQLEAVLTDMGSRRAWLATQEPPLGLAGTVATLGLAVAGNLLIIAGFTASLFRAPSTCPLLQGSSLEWGTKAKLQ; encoded by the exons ATGCTCAGTCTCAAGCTGCCCCAACTCCTTCGAGTCCACCAGGTCCCCAGG GTGTTCTGGGAAGATGGTATCATGTCTGGCTACCGCCGCCCCACCAGCTCGGCCTTGGACTGTGTCCTCAGCTCTTTCCAGATGACCAACGAGACCGTCAACATCTGGACTCACTTCCTGCCCACCTG GTACTTCCTGTGGCGCCTCCTGGCGCTGGCGGGAGGCCTGGGCTTCCGGTCGGAGCCCTACCACTGGCCGCTGCTCGTCTTCCTGCTGCCCGCCTGCCTCTACCCGTTTGCATCGTGCTGCGCGCACACCTTCAGCTCCATGTCGCCCCGCGTGCGTCACATCTGCTACTTCCTGGACTACG gctgCGCCTTCCCCTATGCCGCCTACTCCATGCCGGCCTCCTGGCTGCACAGCCACCTGCACCAGCTCTTTGTGCCCGCCGCCGCACTCAATTCTTTCCTGTGTACCGGCCTCTCCTGCTACTCCCG GTTCCCAGAGCTAGAAAGCCCTGGGCTCAGTAAGATCCTCCGCTCGGCCGCCTTCGTCTATCCCTTTCTGTTCGACAACCTCCCACTTTTCTATCGG CTGGGACTGTGCTGGGGCAGGGGCCACAGCTGTGGGCAGGAGGCGCTGAGCACCAGCCACAGCTACCACCTCTTCTGTGCGCTGCTCACTGGCTTCCTCTTCGCCTCTCACTTGCCTGAGCGGCTGGCACCAGGACGCTTTGATTACTTCG GCCACAGCCACCAGCTATTCCACATCTGTGCAGTGCTGGGCACGCACTTCCAGCTGGAGGCGGTGCTGACTGATATGGGATCTCGCCGAGCCTGGCTGGCCACGCAGGAACCGCCCCTAGGCCTGGCAGGCACGGTGGCCACTCTGGGCTTGGCAGTGGCCGGGAACTTGCTCATCATTGCCGGTTTCACGGCTTCCCTATTTCGGGCCCCCAGTACATGCCCCCTGCTGCAAGGTAGCTCACTGGAGTGGGGTACAAAGGCCAAACTGCAATGA
- the BGLAP gene encoding LOW QUALITY PROTEIN: osteocalcin (The sequence of the model RefSeq protein was modified relative to this genomic sequence to represent the inferred CDS: deleted 1 base in 1 codon), giving the protein MRAPVLLALLGLATLCLAGQADAKPGDAESGKGAAFVSKQEGSEVVKRLRRYLDPGLGAPAPYPDPLEPKREVCELNPDCDELADHIGFQEAYRRFYAQSRARSPADLAGGPQLWLLSRTPPLPIIPAALE; this is encoded by the exons ATGAGAGCCCCCGTGCTCCTCGCCCTGCTGGGCCTGGCCACGCTCTGCCTTGCTGGCCAGGCAG ATGCAAAGCCTGGTGATGCAGAGTCAGGCAAAGGTGCAG cctTCGTGTCCAAGCAGGAGGGCAGCGAGGTGGTGAAGAGACTCAGGCGCTACCTGGATCCTGGGCTGGG AGCCCCAGCCCCCTACCCAGATCCGCTGGAGCCCAAGAGGGAGGTGTGTGAGCTCAACCCTGACTGTGATGAGCTAGCTGACCACATCGGCTTCCAGGAGGCCTATCGGCGCTTCTAC GCCCAGTCTAGAGCTCGCAGCCCTGCTGACCTGGCTGGCGGCCCCCAGCTCTGGCTTCTCTCCaggacccctcccctccccatcatcCCCGCTGCTCTAGAATAA